The sequence CATACGGCACGGGCACGATAGCCACGGCGGCGTTATCTTGCGAGGCGTATTCGGCCTCTAAACCAAAATAGTTCATTTCCCCTCCGAGAAGTTACTGCGCGTGGGCGAAGCGAACGCGGTCTTTATCGATAATCTTTGTGACTTTGTTCATGTCCTTCGGGAAGTGATAGCCACGCTGCAAGAGACGCTTTTCATAGCTTTGCGGCTTGAATACGCCGGCAAACTTCTCAATGGCAGCTTCGACATCAAATTCCTTGCAGGAAAAGATATCGAGAACTACAAAGCCCTTCTCGGCAAAGGTATGAATAGAGATGTGCGACTCGGCGATCATCACCACGCCACTTACACCCCAATCTTCCGGAACTGTTCCCTGATACTTAAAGACATACGGAGGCATTATCTTCGTCATCTGTAATTGCTCAGGGTAATCGTCAAGTATTTGACTTATGCGGCTGACGTCTGCCAAAAGTTCTGTTGGGCATCCGTAAGCTTCCAATATCAAGTGTGGTCCAAACATGTTTCTTTCCCCCTCTCGCTTGTCGCCAAGCCAGTCGAAAGTTGTAATTACCAAGGATCAAGATTCAAACGCTCACAGTGCTGAAACACTGATGAACACTCAATCTTGCGGGGTACACGAAACGCTTACCTTTTTAATCAGTTTTGGACAATTGCCTTCCTGAAAGTTGGGCGTTTTTGTGTTGGTGAAGATCCTCCTTTGCGCTCAATGAATACAAGCGCGTTATTGTACAGACTTTTCGAACACGATCAACCCTTTACCCAAAATCGTTACATTCGAAACAACCACTTGGACGAGCATGCTCAGGCAATGTTCCCGCAGTAAATTGAATATATATTCAATTGTAATTGCACTTACCTATGCCGCATTGCTGGTCTAACCGCCGGAATCTTTGGTTTGGATTTGGCTTTTGGTGGAGCTGTTTTAGCAACGGCCGGCATGTGTTCCTTGATGGAAGCAACAAGTGCTCCAAGTAAGCCAAGTCTCTGCAGCTCGTAGAAACTCTTGCAGTCGACGATATCGTACTTTGCGCCCTGCCTGCGTAATTGCTGATCAAACTCACGCAGATTGTCTCCGCCGTCGTGACCGACCTGCAAAAATGTGATGGCAATTTGATCTGGGCTCCTCATCTGCCAAGTTGCCTGTTTAATTACGTCGGCTACCTTTTCCGGATCATTGGGTTCACCATCGCTGACAATAGCAATTGCCAGGGGTTTCGATCCCATTGCTCCTCTGAAGTAAGCATCGAAAATTTCGCGCAACGCACCTTCCGGGTGAGTGCCTATCTTCAAGTGCGTTCGCTCGAAGAGCTGACGCATCTGTCCAAGACTCACATTAGGGTATATATCATAGCTGTGAGAAAAGAGTCCCAAAGTGAATCGCTCATTCAAAACACCGGCTGTTTGTTCGGAGAATAATTCTGCCTGGTCTTGAATCCAGCGCCAACGACTGATATGTCCCGGACAATCTTTCTCATGCATGGAAGTTGATCTATCAACCAGTATTGCCACATTGCGCGTTGATAAAAGCTGCAACTGACTTGTCGTAGTCATCGGCGTGCCACCGATATCGACAGTGGCACCAAAGTTGCTTGGTCCACGATTGAAGACACCTCCACCAAGCGGAGCCGTGTCATAGACACCTGAATTAAGAGATCCGTGGTCGCTGACGCCACTATCCAACGAGCCCTGATCTCGAATACCCGAGTCCATGCGTCCGCGTTGCGTCTGTGGAACATACTCGTTGTCATAGACAGGCGCTCTAAGTCCTGTTCGGCTTACGCCACCTTGATATGGCTGCCGTTGAATTCTAGTCGGTGATTGATAGGTGGACGCCATTGTCCCATCAGCCGACCAAGAAGGCACAGCGATAGCCACACATGCCAAAGTAACAATTAAATTGAGTGCCTTATTAATAGCCATTTCCCAAACCCACGCCAAGGGCAACAGTAGCTATGACGCTACCGTCGCCCAAAAGTTCCCTTAAATTCAAATTCTATTTAGGTTGAGGGCTTGGCAGTGCCCGATGCTGACTTGTGATGATGCGCTTGCATTAAGTGATGCACCAGCATTCTCAAATGCTCCAACTTTTGAGCATCGTTATAAATAGCTACTGCCTGACTAGCAACAAGTTGGTTGTTGCCTGTCTCATTAGCCAACGAGTCGTTGATCTTATCTAGTGCCATATTTAAATTTGTAACCGTGTCGGACCATTCTTTCCAACGTCTATCAAACTGAGCTTTGCTTATATTCGGTACGGAAACGGCATACAAACCATTCTCAACATCTTTCACATCGTTACCCATGAGACGAATGAGAGGTTCCATCGAACCAATGAAAAATACCAGCCATTCACGTCTTGCCGGCAAGTAGTCTTCCTTAAAATTCAGCCCTTCAGTTGTCAGCGTCTTTGGTTCGATAATCCGACCAGGTGAGTTGATCGGTAATTCTTTACGGGTGGCTTCCAAGAAAATGAATACGGCCTGTTGCTGTATCTGCTTGAGACAAAGTCCCACATCTCTTATGTCGCCCATCGTCACGACATATTCTCCTGTCTCCTTAGCATCGGTCACCTTGTCCGCGTAGGCAGAAGTATTGCTGGAAGCAATGATGGCGATTAATGCAGCAATTGCAAACGCTGACCCTTTTTTAGCTTTCATTTTTCCGACACCAAACATATCGTTCTCCTTGGTCACAGCTTGAAAGTGCTGTCACTCACACCTTTATTAGTCACTAAATTCTTAAAAGCAACAGTACTCAAAATTTTGCCGTTGTTAAAATACGCCCACTCAACAGGTATGAACGAGTGCGGATTGACTAAAAGTCTCTCTGTACGCACATTCTTATCCGGACCTTCAAAGACATCAATTACTACAACTGAATCATCTCCGTGCAAGGTAGTTGCTGCAACAGGTGCCTTAGTCACCTTGCAGACAGCTCCACTTGCCAGTTTTGACTGCAAGTCTGAAATCAATGATGCAAAATCAGACTTAACAGCACTAGTACCGCTAGGTAGACGCAGCATACGTGAATTTTCATCGAGCGTCATTTGCATGGCATGCAACAGTCCGCCGCCTGCAGCTTTAATGGTGCCATCGGCTTGTCTGACAATTATTGAGCCATTGCGAAAATCCTGAGAAACAACTTCAATGCGCACCATACCCGGCTTTTTAAAGTAAAACCTTGCAGCCGCCTCTTTGGGCTTACCTGTACGCCAACTCACCTGCGAACAATCATATTGATAATCGGTCAAGCCTTGAACCTTATCAAGCAACTTGCCGACTATTTGCCCGCCATCGACCGTGGACTGACTGTCCACATTTATATCGGCAATGCCGCACTGCACCTGCGGAGCATCCTGAGCGACAGATTGCAGCTGAAAGCCAATTATTGCAGATATAAATGCAAGACTGAAGAGTGCCTTGAACTTCATACGTTTCCCAATACCGACCATCGCCTAGATTACTCCGAATATGCCATAAGTCAGTCGGGGAAACAATTAAAAGTTAACTTCCGTTACTGACTTTATCTATTCAGCCAACCAACTCGCGCAGCGCTTCTTTAATTGACTGCTGATAGAAACTCCTTAGTACTCCGGCCTCGGTAATGATTGCAGAAATTAGATTAGCCGGAGTCACATCAAATGCCGGGTTGTAAACCTTGGCACCTCGTGGTGCCATCAATTGCCCATGAAGCTGAATAACTTCGTCAGCTTCACGTTCTTCAATTGGTATCTCAACTCCACTTGCAATAAGTGGATCAATTGTTGACAAAGGCGCTGCAACATAGAAAGGGATTTTGTGATAATTTGCCAGTACCGCAAGATTATAAGTACCAATTTTATTTGCGGTATCACCATTGGTGGCAATTCGGTCTGCTCCTACTACAACCAGATCAATTTTTCCCTCAGACATCAAGTGTCCGACCATTGAATCAGTGACTATTATTGGCTCGAAACCATCTTGCAATAATTCCCACGCAGTAAGACGCAAGCCCTGTTGCCTGGGTCTTGTTTCGGCAGTATAAACAGTCAAGTCAGAGCCATTTAAACGCGCAGAAAGAATAACACCCAAAGCGGTGCCCCAACCGCAAGTAGCTAGTGATCCCGCGTTGCAATGAGTCAGCACTCCTGCTTTTTTGCCGACAAGCTGTGCACCGAAATCACTTAAGCGCTTATTGATATTGAAATGCTCAACGATCATGCCTTCAGCATCTGCACACATCTTATCGGCAATAGTCCCGACACTTGCGTCTTTCTCTTCGGCAAATCGATGAATGCGTTCTAGTCCCCATCGCAAATTAACAGCTGTCGGCCTTGTTTTTTCAAGAGTATTTCTTGCTTCGGCAACACTTGCCAAAAATCGTTCATGTCCCACGCTTGCTTCAGCCAGGCGCTTAGCCTCCCAGGCAAGCCCTAGAGCCCCGGCAACGCCAATTGAAGGCGCTCCGCGCACAACCATATCCTTGATGGCAAAACACATGTCCTGAAGCGCTGTAGCATCGAAATCTTCAACCGCCTCAGGAATTTTGCGCTGGTCAAGCAGCACTATCCGCCCATCGACAACGCGAATAGGCATAACAGAAGGGACCAGGCTTTCGCCTGATCCCTTTTTGTAAGTCGCATCAAAGGACATTGAGTCCGTCCTTATTACTTACCTTGTCTTGCTCTCAAGAATTCCGGAATGTCCAGAATGTCGGAGGCTATTTTCTTGAACTCGCCGCCGGCAGGTTGTCTTTGAGGAGCCGGAGCGCTCAAAGTGCTGGCTTGAGTGCGAGCAGCTGCTCTTGCTTGCGGTTGCATAGCCATATCAAAGCCTGTGGCAATGACAGTGATGAGCACTTCGCCATGCAATTTGTCATCGATAACAGAACCGAAGATGATGTTGGCATCATCAGATACTGCTTCGTAAATGACATTGGCTGCTTCTTGAA comes from Candidatus Obscuribacterales bacterium and encodes:
- the mtnA gene encoding S-methyl-5-thioribose-1-phosphate isomerase — protein: MSFDATYKKGSGESLVPSVMPIRVVDGRIVLLDQRKIPEAVEDFDATALQDMCFAIKDMVVRGAPSIGVAGALGLAWEAKRLAEASVGHERFLASVAEARNTLEKTRPTAVNLRWGLERIHRFAEEKDASVGTIADKMCADAEGMIVEHFNINKRLSDFGAQLVGKKAGVLTHCNAGSLATCGWGTALGVILSARLNGSDLTVYTAETRPRQQGLRLTAWELLQDGFEPIIVTDSMVGHLMSEGKIDLVVVGADRIATNGDTANKIGTYNLAVLANYHKIPFYVAAPLSTIDPLIASGVEIPIEEREADEVIQLHGQLMAPRGAKVYNPAFDVTPANLISAIITEAGVLRSFYQQSIKEALRELVG
- the speD gene encoding adenosylmethionine decarboxylase gives rise to the protein MFGPHLILEAYGCPTELLADVSRISQILDDYPEQLQMTKIMPPYVFKYQGTVPEDWGVSGVVMIAESHISIHTFAEKGFVVLDIFSCKEFDVEAAIEKFAGVFKPQSYEKRLLQRGYHFPKDMNKVTKIIDKDRVRFAHAQ